TGGAACAAGTTGGAATCACAATGGAATGTCATCATCATGAAGTGGCAACTGGTGGTCAATGTGAAATTGATATGCGTTTTGCTCCACTGGTTAAATGTGCAGATAGCTTAATGTGGTACAAATACATAGTTAAGAATGTTGCAAAAGCGCATGGCAAGACAGCTACTTTCATGCCTAAACCAATGTTCGGCGACAATGGTACAGGAATGCATACCCATCAGAGCATTTGGAAGGATGGAAAGCCATTGTTTGCTGGGAATAGCTATGCTGGGTTCAGTGAAATGGGAATGCACTACATCGGTGGTATTTTGAAACATTCTAGGGCAATATGTGCATTTGCTGCACCAACAACTAATTCCTACAAACGATTAGTGCCAGGTTTTGAAGCACCTGTTAATTTGGCTTATTCAAGTCGCAACCGGAGTGCTTCTATAAGGATACCAATGTATTCTCCAAGTCCCAAAGCTAAGCGATTGGAAATTCGTTACCCGGATCCTTCCTGTAATGGCTATTTAACTTTTGCAGTTATGCTCATGGCAGGTCTGGATGGTATCCAAAATAAAATTGATCCAGGCGAGCCACTAGATAAAAATATTTACTCACTCGGACCGGAAGAGTTGGCAAGCATTCCAACTTTACCACATTCATTAGATCAAGCTCTCGATGCTCTCGAAGAAGACCATGATTTTCTTCTCAAGGGTGATGTTTTTACTCAGGACTTGGTCGAAACATGGATCGATTACAAACGTGAAAATGAGATCGATCCACTTCGACTCAGACCACATCCACTTGAATTCGAAATGTATTACGATTGCTGATTCCAAAATTATATTTATACTTTATAACCCCCTGGGTTCTCCCAGGGGGTTTTTTTATATGATAAATTAGGCAGGTATCAGGACTAGAATTCCAGACTCCATAAATATAACTCCATGATAGAAGAACTGATCCAACGAATTCATGAACGCAAGCCGTGGGATGAATCCTTGCTAGAGCCTATGCGCGGCTTTTCTCTTCGCGATCCTGAAAATGCATGGAAAGACATTATTGCTTTGGCAGGCCATGCCCAATTTGAAAAGTTATATCCCGGGTTTTTCAAAGTCTTGTTAACGCTGATTTCAAGTTCGCACAATGCGGATATGGCTTTGCACAACTTCGAGCGTTTTTCAGAGAAAATTTTAGATAAGGATTATTTATACACTCAACTGACCGATTCTCCCTCCTTGTTTGAAGCTTTGATCTTTTTGTTCTCTGGAAGCCAAATTCTCACCGATACACTCCTGAAGGAACCTTCATACGTAGATTGGTTGAGTCGCCCTGAAACCCTGGCCAATTCAAAATCCAAGGATATGTTAATGAGAGATTTCTATGAAATGGCTGGAGAAGAGTTTCAAGGAAAGAATATTTTCCCATCTCTCAGAAAATTCAAAAAAAGAGAATACATTCGCATTGGGTTAAGGGACTTGCTGGGGAAAGTTGACTTCAAGGAAACTGTTGAGGATATTTCTAACCTTGCGGATGTATGTTTGCAGGCCGCCTATGAGCATGCCGACCGTGAACTGCGAAAAAAATATGGGGTTCCTGTTTACCAGGATGCTGATGGGGATTGGAAGGAATCGGAATTTGCAATTCTCGGTATGGGTAAGCTGGGAGGTTGTGAGCTTAACTACAGTTCCGACATTGACTTGATTTATATTTATACTTCGAGTCAGGGAGTAACCCGCCCTGTTCACGAAAACGATTCTTCTACCATGAGTATCTCGAATCACGAGTACTTTAGCAAGCTGGCGTTGGAAATTTCAAAGTCCCTTAATGAAATAACTTCAGATGGTAATGTGTTTCGTGTAGACCTTGAACTGCGTCCAGAAGGCAAAAGTGGAGAAATTGTAAATTCCCTGGCCAGTTGTGAAGTTTACTACCAGTCCTGGGGAAGGACCTGGGAGAGGCAGGCTCTCATCAAGGCACGCGTTTCGGCGGGCAGTGAAAGTCTCGGTCAGGAATTTTTCGAAATGATTGAACCTTTTATTTACAGGCGAAGCCTGGACTTTGATGCTATTGAGGAAATAAAGTCCATGAAGCGCAGGATCAATCAAAGCCTCAAAGGAAAACATTCAAAGGGAAATATCAAGCTTGGGTTCGGAGGAATTCGGGAAGTTGAATTCTTTGTCCAGGCCTATCAGTTACTTCTGGGTGGCAGGGATAAAAGCTTACGTGTCAGAGATTCGCTCGGCGCCATGAAAACGCTTTGTGAAAAAAATATTATCTCGTATGAAGACCACGAGCAACTTCGCGACGCTTACATATTTTTGCGAAACCTGGAAAACCGTGTGCAGATTACTTTTGGATTGCAAACATATCTCCTTCCAGAAAAGGAAGCCGACTTGGCTGTGTTAGCAAGAAAAATGAGAGTGATGGGTGATAGCCAGAAGTTTTTGGCAGATAACCTGATGAAAGAATATGAAAAGCACACCCGGTTTGTGGGAAAAATATTTGCGGAACAATTTGTTGAAAAAGAAAAAAGAGAAGCTGCAGAAACCATTTCCAGTGAATGGGATCGCTCTCGAATTGGCGAGGAGCAATTCACAATAAGCCATCTTGAACAAATCCCATTTCTTCCAGACCCCAAGAGGGCTTATCGATTTCTGGTGTCCTTTCGAGATGGTGCCCAGTTTTCACATCCTTCTGTGCAAAGTATCCAGGAGTTTTACAGCATCATTCCTAAAATATTACAGCAGTGCAGAAAAGTGCCTCTTCCTGACTCGGCAATTGAAAACCTGTGCCATTTTGTGGAAGCAACAGGGGCACGGGACTCATTTATCAGCTTGTTTCAGGAGAATGAGAAGTTTTTGGAGTTATTGCTTATTCTTTTTGGCAGCAGTGGAATGCTGTCACAAATTCTTATAAGACGGCCTGATTTAGTGGATGTGTTAACAGATATGGATAGCATCTACCGCTTTAAGAAGGCTGAAAAAATCAGGGAAGATTTGGACCGGGCTTTAAAAAATGCCACAGACCTTGAATCCAGGTCGATAACACTCCGACGCGTAAAACAGGCGGAAGAACTTCGAATAGGTGTGCGCTACCTGATCAAGGAAGCGGACCTGGCTGGAACGCTGGAAGACCTTTCCAATCTTGCGGATGTATTTCTGGAAACGGTTTTTCAAATTTCATGCGAAGAACTGGAAAAAAAATCCGGTAATCCTTGCCTGAATAATTTTTGCATCATTGGTATGGGTAAGCTGGGCGGTCATGAATTGAATTTCGGTTCAGATCTCGATGTTATTCTGGTCTACGGTGAAGGAGAAACCGATCCCCCGCCTGAGGGTTTTGCCAGTTATTATTCAGCATTGTCACAGTTAATCTATAAACTGACTTCTGAGATGACTTCCGCGGGTTATGCCTACAAAATTGATACTGAGCTCAGGCCAGAGGGCGATGCCGGGGTCCTGGTTCTTTCAATAGATGGATACGAAAAATACTTCGAGTCTCGCGCAAGAATCTGGGAACAACAGGCTTTGGTAAGAGCAAGATTTACAGCCGGTAATGTTGGGGTTGGTGAAAAATTTATAGAATCTTCCCAACGATTTGTTTATCAGGGCAAACTCGAATATGGAGCGCTTATAGAAATTTCGCGTTTGCGGGAAAGAATGGAGATCGAACTGGCAAAAGAATCCACCAAAGGAAAAAATGTGAAGTTGGGATTTGGAGGATTAGCGGATATTGAGTTTGCGGTTCAAATTCTCCAATTGATGCACGGAAAAAAGTTTTTGCGTCTCAGGCAAACGAACACTCTCCTGGCTTTGAAAAGTTTTGTCGATCTCGGTTTGGTGGACCAGGTTTTGGCGGAAGAACTTATGGACAGTTACCTTTTTCTAAGGAACCTGGAATGTGTTTTGCGAATCATCCGACAGACACCAACCAATATTCTCCCAAAAGATAACATTGAGCTGGCACCTTTAGCCCGAATGCTCGGATATGAAGGTGATGAAGCGGAAAGCCTGGCGAGTTCCTTACTTGAAGACTATGCACGCCATACCCAACAGGTGCGTAAGCACTACCGAAAAATAATTGGCAACCTGCTCCGCGCGCACTAACGCCCGATCTTTACAATTACTTCATAAACATTCCAGTAACCAGAAATCTCGAGGGAAGTTTCAGATGGTTGGGCGTTATCGGTTTTTATTTAGCTTGTGATCAATGCTGTCGATTAAGGCCTGCCAACTGGCTTCGATGATATTTTCAGAGACACCTACAGTTCCCCATTTTGAATGATGGTCGCCAGACTCTACCAGGACTCGCGTTTTTGCGCTTGTACCTTTTTTTTCATCCAGGATACGAACCTTGTAATCGTAGAGGTTGACTTCTTCCAGTTCCGGGTAAAATTTCACCAAAGCTTTTTTGATGGCTTTATCCAGAGCATTGATGGGACCTGTTCCTTCAGCGGCCGAGACTTCCTGAACACCATTTACCCTTAACTTAACAGTGGCTTCAGAAATGGGCTCTTCATCTTCTTTGCGTTTTTCAACGATGACACGGAAGCCTATAAATTCAAAAAAGACTTCTTTCTGCCCTAGCGCATCACGCATCATTAGTTCAAATGAAGCCTCTGCACCTTCAAACTGAAAGCCCAGGTTCTCTGACTCCTTAAGGGAGTTGAGGATTTTTGCAACCTTGGGATCTTTATCATCAACATCGATGCCGTATTCCCTGGCCTTATGAAGTACATTACTTTTTCCTGAAAGGTCTGAAACCAGAATGCGCTGGTGGTTGCCAACTCTTTCAGGTTCGATGTGTTCATAGGTCAATGCGTTTTTGCGTACCGCACTTACGTGCACACCTCCCTTATGCGCAAAAGCACTTTTCCCTACAAACGGTTGCTGGTTCCAGTGTGCCCGGTTGGCCAGTTCATCTACAAAAGCGGAAACGTCTTTCAGGGTTTGCAATTGTTCATCGGTCATGCAGTCGATGCCCATTTTAATTTTAAGATTGGAAATAATAGAAACCAGATTAGCGTTTCCACAGCGCTCACCAATTCCATTGATAGTGCCCTGAACCTGCCCGGCCCCTGATTGAACAGCGGTGAGAGAGTTGGCGACCGCCACTTCCGAATCGTTATGGGCATGAATCCCCATGTTGACAGATATGGACTTTTTAACATCATCGAAAATCGCGCGAACTTCATGTGGAAGTGTGCCGCCATTGGTATCGCAAAGGACAACCCAGTCGGCCCCTGCAGACTCTGCTTCCTTGATTGTCTTGAGGGCATATTCAGGATTATTTTTATAGCCATCAAAAAAATGTTCGCAATCAAAGAGAACTTCATCGCGATGTTTTTTCATATAGGCGATGCTTTCATAAATCATGCGAAGATTTTCATCAAGGTTGGTGCCCAGGGCATCTTGCACATGCAGGTCCCAGGTTTTCCCAAACAGGGTTACCACTTGGGTTTCTGTTTTTAAAAGAGCTTGCAGAACAGTATCGCTTTCCACAGTTTTTCCGGGATAGCGAGTGCTTCCAAAAGCAGTGATCCGTGTTTGTGAAAAAGTAGCGCGGTTGGCTTTTTCAAAAAAATCGATATCCCTTGGATTCGATCCCGGCCATCCTCCTTCTACATAATGCACTCCCAGCTCGTCCAGTTTGTGGGCGATGCGGATTTTATCCTCAACGGTGAACGAAATTCCTTCCGCTTGGGATCCGTCTCTGAGCGTGGTGTCATAAATTTTTACGGAACTCATTTTTTAGCAGTGCTCTTTTTTTTTGCTGTTTTCTTTTTGGTTTTTTTGTCTTCGAGTTCAAAAGCACCATGCAATGCAACAACAGCCTGTTTGGAATGTTTTTGCTGAATAATACAAGATACTTTTATTTCTGAAGTACTTATCATCAATATGTTAATTTTATGCGCGGACAGGGTTTTAAAAATTTGCGCCGCAACTCCAGAGTGGCTTCTCATGCCCGCACCGACAATTGAAACTTTAACAATTTTGGCATCCGCACTGACGTTGGCAGCTCTAATTTTTTTTGCCACTTTATTCATTATGACCATAGCTTCATCGAGTTCTTCCCGTTGTAATGTGAACGAAAGGTCGGTGTGCCCCTGTTCGCTGACATTCTGGATGATCATATCAACAGAAATTGACGAGGCCGCCAATGGTTCAAAAATATTAGCTGCAATACCCGGCTGGTCTGGAACTTCCTTCAGGGTAATTTTTGCCTGGTTTTTGTCGCACATGATTCCAGAAACAACCGGTTGTTCCATTTTTGGATCCTCCTCACAGATCAATGTTCCTTTGCCCTCTTCGGTAAACGATGATTTAACGAGCAGGGGCATCTTGTATTTATGGGCAAATTCCACACAACGAATTTGCAGGACCTTGGCTCCCAGGCTGGCCATTTCAAGCATTTCATCATAAGATACCACATCCAGCTTTTTGGCCTGAGGTACGATTCTTGGGTCAGTGGTGTAAACGCCATCGACATCCGTATATATTTCGCATTTCCCGGCACCGAGTGCTACAGCAAGGGCCACAGCAGTGGTGTCTGTTCCGCCTCGACCCAAAGTGGTCACATCGCCTTCCTCATTGATACCCTGGAACCCGGCGACCACGATCACATGATTTTTCTTCAACATTTTCAGGGCTCGCTTGGCATCAATGTTCTGTATGCGAGCCCGGGTGTGGGTGCTGTCTGTTTGCATACCGATCTGTCTCCCGGTCAGGGAAAGAGCTGGAATGCCCCTGGACTGCAGGGCAATAGTTAACAGGGCCGCTGAAATACGTTCTCCGGAAGACAAGAGCAGGTCTATTTCCCTGTTGGCCGGGCTTTTGGTCAGGCTCCTTGCCATTTTTAACAGCTTGTCGGTTTCTCCTGCCATTGCGGAAACGACAGCAACAATATCTGTTCCAGTTGCGCGGACTTTGGCGATGCGGTCCGCCACATGCTCAATGCGTTCCAAGGTGCCGACAGAGGTACCGCCATATTTTTGTACGATTAAAGATTTGTTCATAGCTGATCAGTTAAAAAAGCATTTAATAGATCGGGAGCATTGTCGAAAAACTTCCCTGTTTCTAAAATTTGTTCATCGTATTGCCCCGTGTTCCCTGATGCAACGGGATAAACAAGATAAGGAACCGGAGACCTTTCGTATTTCATGGACATTGCAGAACTTACATGATTAACCACCACCATCATTTTTATATTTTCCATCGTTTCCATTGCCTGAGCCAGGGGTTTTACGACTTTGGCATCGAAATCTTCGATCATTAAAATCTTATCGTCAATATCGCCTTTGAGTGACGCTTCCTCTCCCGCTGAAATATGCAAGAAAACCACATCTTTGGTTTCCAGTTCCTTAAGGGTAGCGGTGACTTTGCCGGCGTAATCAGTGTCTGAAAAGCCTGTCGCACCTTTTACATCTATAACATCGATACCAGTAAGTCTTCCAATTCCTTTAACCATCAGGGACGCGGTTATAATAGAAGCATTCTTATCATACCTCTCTTTAAAGGACGGCATGCCGGGCAATTCACCGTTTCCCCAAAACCAAATGCTGTTAACCGGATCTTTTTTTTCAGC
This window of the Nitrospinota bacterium genome carries:
- the glnA gene encoding type I glutamate--ammonia ligase, which encodes MTPKEAVDFAKKNNAKIVDVKFMDLLGSWQHFSVPMSELEESLFEEGLGFDGSSIRGWQAINNSDMLVIPDPATTVMDPFMKIPTVSMICNIVDPITKEKYSRDPRNVAQKAEAYLKSTGIGDTAFFGPEAEFFLFDNIQYDSNVNESFYSIDSVEGTWNTGRDEDPNLGHKPRHKEGYFPVAPSDTLQDIRSEMMLLMEQVGITMECHHHEVATGGQCEIDMRFAPLVKCADSLMWYKYIVKNVAKAHGKTATFMPKPMFGDNGTGMHTHQSIWKDGKPLFAGNSYAGFSEMGMHYIGGILKHSRAICAFAAPTTNSYKRLVPGFEAPVNLAYSSRNRSASIRIPMYSPSPKAKRLEIRYPDPSCNGYLTFAVMLMAGLDGIQNKIDPGEPLDKNIYSLGPEELASIPTLPHSLDQALDALEEDHDFLLKGDVFTQDLVETWIDYKRENEIDPLRLRPHPLEFEMYYDC
- the glnE gene encoding bifunctional [glutamate--ammonia ligase]-adenylyl-L-tyrosine phosphorylase/[glutamate--ammonia-ligase] adenylyltransferase → MIEELIQRIHERKPWDESLLEPMRGFSLRDPENAWKDIIALAGHAQFEKLYPGFFKVLLTLISSSHNADMALHNFERFSEKILDKDYLYTQLTDSPSLFEALIFLFSGSQILTDTLLKEPSYVDWLSRPETLANSKSKDMLMRDFYEMAGEEFQGKNIFPSLRKFKKREYIRIGLRDLLGKVDFKETVEDISNLADVCLQAAYEHADRELRKKYGVPVYQDADGDWKESEFAILGMGKLGGCELNYSSDIDLIYIYTSSQGVTRPVHENDSSTMSISNHEYFSKLALEISKSLNEITSDGNVFRVDLELRPEGKSGEIVNSLASCEVYYQSWGRTWERQALIKARVSAGSESLGQEFFEMIEPFIYRRSLDFDAIEEIKSMKRRINQSLKGKHSKGNIKLGFGGIREVEFFVQAYQLLLGGRDKSLRVRDSLGAMKTLCEKNIISYEDHEQLRDAYIFLRNLENRVQITFGLQTYLLPEKEADLAVLARKMRVMGDSQKFLADNLMKEYEKHTRFVGKIFAEQFVEKEKREAAETISSEWDRSRIGEEQFTISHLEQIPFLPDPKRAYRFLVSFRDGAQFSHPSVQSIQEFYSIIPKILQQCRKVPLPDSAIENLCHFVEATGARDSFISLFQENEKFLELLLILFGSSGMLSQILIRRPDLVDVLTDMDSIYRFKKAEKIREDLDRALKNATDLESRSITLRRVKQAEELRIGVRYLIKEADLAGTLEDLSNLADVFLETVFQISCEELEKKSGNPCLNNFCIIGMGKLGGHELNFGSDLDVILVYGEGETDPPPEGFASYYSALSQLIYKLTSEMTSAGYAYKIDTELRPEGDAGVLVLSIDGYEKYFESRARIWEQQALVRARFTAGNVGVGEKFIESSQRFVYQGKLEYGALIEISRLRERMEIELAKESTKGKNVKLGFGGLADIEFAVQILQLMHGKKFLRLRQTNTLLALKSFVDLGLVDQVLAEELMDSYLFLRNLECVLRIIRQTPTNILPKDNIELAPLARMLGYEGDEAESLASSLLEDYARHTQQVRKHYRKIIGNLLRAH
- the cimA gene encoding citramalate synthase, translating into MSSVKIYDTTLRDGSQAEGISFTVEDKIRIAHKLDELGVHYVEGGWPGSNPRDIDFFEKANRATFSQTRITAFGSTRYPGKTVESDTVLQALLKTETQVVTLFGKTWDLHVQDALGTNLDENLRMIYESIAYMKKHRDEVLFDCEHFFDGYKNNPEYALKTIKEAESAGADWVVLCDTNGGTLPHEVRAIFDDVKKSISVNMGIHAHNDSEVAVANSLTAVQSGAGQVQGTINGIGERCGNANLVSIISNLKIKMGIDCMTDEQLQTLKDVSAFVDELANRAHWNQQPFVGKSAFAHKGGVHVSAVRKNALTYEHIEPERVGNHQRILVSDLSGKSNVLHKAREYGIDVDDKDPKVAKILNSLKESENLGFQFEGAEASFELMMRDALGQKEVFFEFIGFRVIVEKRKEDEEPISEATVKLRVNGVQEVSAAEGTGPINALDKAIKKALVKFYPELEEVNLYDYKVRILDEKKGTSAKTRVLVESGDHHSKWGTVGVSENIIEASWQALIDSIDHKLNKNR
- a CDS encoding aspartate kinase; amino-acid sequence: MNKSLIVQKYGGTSVGTLERIEHVADRIAKVRATGTDIVAVVSAMAGETDKLLKMARSLTKSPANREIDLLLSSGERISAALLTIALQSRGIPALSLTGRQIGMQTDSTHTRARIQNIDAKRALKMLKKNHVIVVAGFQGINEEGDVTTLGRGGTDTTAVALAVALGAGKCEIYTDVDGVYTTDPRIVPQAKKLDVVSYDEMLEMASLGAKVLQIRCVEFAHKYKMPLLVKSSFTEEGKGTLICEEDPKMEQPVVSGIMCDKNQAKITLKEVPDQPGIAANIFEPLAASSISVDMIIQNVSEQGHTDLSFTLQREELDEAMVIMNKVAKKIRAANVSADAKIVKVSIVGAGMRSHSGVAAQIFKTLSAHKINILMISTSEIKVSCIIQQKHSKQAVVALHGAFELEDKKTKKKTAKKKSTAKK